The genome window GAGGCAGATTCACTCGTCCGTAATTGGAGTGCGTTTTTCTGTCTCTTAGTCGCAGCCTCAAAAGCCAGGATATGTGCCACtggcaaattgaattaatGAATATGCCTAGTTGTTCTCGACCTCTCCggaataaaaatgtttaacgaGCCAAAATagctttttttataatttgtataattaaaatgtagAGCGCGTTAATTGTAGGGGGTTCAATTACTTTAAATGAATTAGTatagtatatttttttgtgaataaaaataaaaataatttgagCAAATAAAAATACGCTAGAATATTAACATCATTCAAACTTAAATGGCTAGAAAACTGCGCCGGAAATCGATGTCGCAAGAGTTGCGATACCGCCCAATCTTCCGGCTGCTCATTTGCCGAAAACGGCGCATGGCTTCGTGGATCTCCGGTACACTGATTGGCTTGACCACCTCCATGCCGCGACCCTGGGTGACCTCCGGGCAGACGTGCATCATAGCCGGACTGCCGCCGGCGGATGTCACTCGGCTGTAGGGCTCGGTCGCACGGTTGTCTGAGTTCAGGCGCGTCAGGATTGAATAGTCGACAATGGCGGCAATGGTCTCATGCGCCAGATAGGCCAGAATGTTCATTGTCGGCGTTGGGATGCGAAGGTCCGCGGGCAGGTCCAGAAAGCGGCGGAACTTGTTCTTGATCTTCTCCCCATGGCGGCAGTAGAATGACGTCTTGCGCGCCTCATTGAACTCCAGGTACTGCTGGCCCGTAAGGATCTGCGAGATCCGATCTGCGCGGAATAATCTTCGCATTCGGTCCTCGTCGTGTAGTTCGTGCACATCGATGGCcagctcctcgtcctcctcctgctgctccaaGTCGTCCATGAAGTCCTGCGGCCTTCCCGTGCGGATACTAAGGAACCTTTTGAGTATGCGCATATCCTTGAGGTGCTTACGCATCCGCGCTATCTTTACCGGATGGTTGCGCATCAGAAACTCAAAGTCCGCCTGCGACGGGCAGGGATTCTGTTTTCGCCGCATGGCCACCAGCGATGCCTCATTGAATATGCcgcgcagctgctgctgcaggatcTGCTCCACCAGCTTGACACTTCCCGTCCTGGGCTGATCGCTGTCGCCAAAGCTTCGCATTATATCCGCAATCTCTGTGAGCAGTGAGACTGGTGCATCATCCGGAATGAGAACGTTGGCAACGTTGCTCCCGCTCGCACCACCGGCTACATTCTGTCCAGCTAAGTTGATCTGCTGGGGCGAGGGATTCGTCGGTATGCTTCCACTTTGCAGCAGGATCACCTGGCGCTGCACAAGCAGTGGCTTGATATCCTCGGTGGTCTGCAGTTGCGGCGTGCTGGGCGCCGAGGGCGGGGCAGGTCCAATCATTATCGGCGACGATGCCATGTCGTTGGAACCCACGCAAACCGAGTTCTGGCGCATTACTCGCTTGGCGTTGTAgttcattttatttacaaacaaaGTCACCACTTCAATCGCAACAGCTGATTTCGGAAGAATAGAGAAAACCCTTTGTGAAAGCTATGGCCTATCGTTAGGGATGAACGATAGTAACGATATTTTGCGACATCCGACTTTATATAAATACCATACTTAAATAATATTCAGGTAGCCAGAGCGgcataattcattttattgTGACGATTGCATACCAAATAGAAACATGTCAACACTTTTATGttgatttccttttatttGTATCTCTTTATAGTCTGCATTAAATTGCAAAACAATCGGTTCAGCAAACTTCAGTTCGGAACCAGTAGTTCCACTCTAGTCTACGCACCACCATTTTTGTTTGCGGATGATAACCCGTAAAGCAAAAGACAACAAATCGGATTATACCATTACCTTAAGATGTTCAACGGGATGGTGAGAACCATCCGCGACAGCGTCGTGGGCACCTATCCGTCCTGCCACGTATCCTCGCGGCTGGAGGAGCGCAGGGCCAAGCAGCGAGCGATGCGTCAGGAGCGCAGAAGAAAACCGGACAAACCAGACGACTTTGTTACCTACGAGGATTCCGGCAGCGACGAGGAGACGCCCCAACAGCAGGAGGAGGTCCTGAACACATCCTACAACCTATGCGACTACCTGCGCAGCCGGGAGAGTGGACTCCGGGATGTGGGTATATGTTGTGCAGTCGCACCACTTGCATTGCTAACGTGAACTTTGTCCCATCTTCCTCTGCAGCGTCGCAGCGTCAATGTGGAGTACACCAGTCGCTATGTGCTAACCCACGACATGCTGCGCGAGACGCAGATCAGTCTGGGCTACATCAACAAGGTCTTCTGCTCCAAGTGGCTGAGCAGTCGACAAGTGGTTTTCGGGACCAAGTGCAATAAACTGCTCGTCTACGATGTGAACATGCGCCGCGTGGACGCCATCCCAACGCTCTCCAACAGCCGGGCAAACCATCCCGAGATCCAGGGTGGCCTGCACGCCATCGAGCTGTCGCCCAGCCGATCCTTCCTAGCTACCGGTGCGCGCAACTCCTCTGACATCGCTGTGTACCGACTGCCTACGCTAGATCCCGTCTGTGTGGGCGAGGGTGGGCACCGCGACCTTATAATGGGCATGTGCTGGCTGGATGACCAGTTTCTTGTGTCCGGATCGAAGGACTCACGCATGGCTCTGTGGCGCATCAACGAGGATCACATG of Drosophila mauritiana strain mau12 chromosome 3R, ASM438214v1, whole genome shotgun sequence contains these proteins:
- the LOC117142250 gene encoding DDB1- and CUL4-associated factor 12: MFNGMVRTIRDSVVGTYPSCHVSSRLEERRAKQRAMRQERRRKPDKPDDFVTYEDSGSDEETPQQQEEVLNTSYNLCDYLRSRESGLRDRRSVNVEYTSRYVLTHDMLRETQISLGYINKVFCSKWLSSRQVVFGTKCNKLLVYDVNMRRVDAIPTLSNSRANHPEIQGGLHAIELSPSRSFLATGARNSSDIAVYRLPTLDPVCVGEGGHRDLIMGMCWLDDQFLVSGSKDSRMALWRINEDHMEFPDGGEEACPTFATIHPLSVKEVRTAQRIRSLCFNKEFKEIAALSLNGYIHIFNAETFKQTLSRKLPNCQDNVSIAYHSDGLYAVGCRSYTILLDARTLQTIKKITSRYSGCGIRATSFEGNLLTVGTGLGMLLFYDIRAGKYLESSVNASRTVALKCSKGIVYPEDEMDGFQQVKYVPAIYTHCYDSTRMRLFAAGGPLPATLVGNYAGVWQ
- the LOC117142247 gene encoding transcription initiation protein SPT3 homolog; translated protein: MNYNAKRVMRQNSVCVGSNDMASSPIMIGPAPPSAPSTPQLQTTEDIKPLLVQRQVILLQSGSIPTNPSPQQINLAGQNVAGGASGSNVANVLIPDDAPVSLLTEIADIMRSFGDSDQPRTGSVKLVEQILQQQLRGIFNEASLVAMRRKQNPCPSQADFEFLMRNHPVKIARMRKHLKDMRILKRFLSIRTGRPQDFMDDLEQQEEDEELAIDVHELHDEDRMRRLFRADRISQILTGQQYLEFNEARKTSFYCRHGEKIKNKFRRFLDLPADLRIPTPTMNILAYLAHETIAAIVDYSILTRLNSDNRATEPYSRVTSAGGSPAMMHVCPEVTQGRGMEVVKPISVPEIHEAMRRFRQMSSRKIGRYRNSCDIDFRRSFLAI